In Pyrenophora tritici-repentis strain M4 chromosome 6, whole genome shotgun sequence, the DNA window TCTCAACCCCAGCATCCCACGATGGGACATGACCAGGGTATAAAAAGGAGAGCTCTGTCTGGTATATAATCTTCCAACGTTCCGTTAAGAGTACACCGTATCGTATCACGGGACTCCTGCAGGCTCAAAGGCCTGCATCGTTGGTGTTTTGATAGAATTTGATCAAGTAGAAGAAGGAGAGCAAGCGAGATGAGTGACATCACAAAGAACCAAACTGATCATGTTTGTACTTACTCGTGTGACCGAAGCATGTCGGATATCCCGTGCATCGTATTCTGCGCCATAATGCATAGAGGCTTTTGGTGCTCTTCACCCATGGGAATCAACTTTCTTAACGCCATACCCATCCCATCCCGCCAACCGATCATGGTAAAATCATATCCACGTACGCCTTGATACATCTCCTTCGTTATCCTCGTTTTTTAGTCGTAATGCAAGAAGAGTTGGGACATGCTCTCTCCGTGATGATTCCTCCTCACTGCCTCAGCCAGGAGATTATCGACATTGATAATCACCAACTTGTCACCAGTCGCCTGCGCCAACTTGTGCTCGGGGATCGGGAATGCATTTGTGATGACAATCTTGTCAATAACATCACAATTGCTCATCTCCTCAAGACAGTCACCTCCAAAGATGCCGTGCGTAGCAAAGCAGTACACCTTGGTGGCACCACCGCGCTTAGCGACAGTCTCGGCAGCTGCGATCCACGACGCGGACTTGTCCATCATGTCGTCGACGATGAAGACAGGGCGGTCTTTGACGTTGCCCACTAGTGTGACCATGGTCTCGAGTTCGGGATTCTTgaggtcttcctcttcgtcTTCGGAAGAAGCAGCAGCATCGTAGGTGCCACCCAACGCGTGCGAATGTTCCGTCTCTCTATTGCGGGATGACGAGGCGTTGGACATGAAGGACGACATCATTTGTGGGGGAATATCGTCGTTTTCACCATCCGACGGTGCGCGGTTGCGCCATGTGCTGTGCGAGGTTGCAGACATGGCTGGGGAAGGGTGTGTGTCGTCGACAATATGACCTTGTACTAGACGTCCGTGGATGACGTTGCGAGCACGCTGATATCATTAGCACATCCTTATGTTTTCTTGGGGAGACAAACCTCGTCGGTGTATTCCTCGGCACTCTCATCCGCACTCTGCTCTGCCTGCTCTTCTTCGTGCTTGTCGGCGTCGGTACGAATTGGCTCAAGCGGTACTTCTGGCTCGATGATAGAGCCGGCTCGCATCGATTTTGACAGCGGATGGCTTCCTGTTGGTTCCGACCAGCCATTAGCCCGTCGCTGCAAAGGATTCGACGGTAAGCGCTTGAGGTTCGATTTGCCTGGCTCTGCCTTTGGATCAATGGTCATCTTGCTGATGGGAGTTGTGTCCGCGTCAGCATCTAGCGCAGACTCGACAATGTCTTGCTTGTCATACGCGCCATCCAGCCTCAGCTGCTCGAACATTGCGCTTTCGTTCCAGTGCACTGCTGTGCCCGCCCTCCGCCTGTCGGTGGTCACGATGCCGAAGCTGAGCTTCAATGCGTCTGCCAATGATGTAACGCGCTTGGTACCGCCCGGGTTCTTGCTCACAACCACGGCTTCTCGCCAGTTGGGCACATTTACGCGTATCCAGCGAGCGAGGAGGGGCTCGGCGACGAGATTGTCGACGGGGCACTTGAAAAAGCCCTGCATCTGCGAGGCATGGAGGTCGATGGTCATGACATGGCTAACACCGGCAATGTGAAGGAGGTTCGCGACCATACGAGCTGTGATGGCCCCTCGgtgctgcttcttcttggaTTGGCGCGAGTAGGGAAAGTATGGCATGACGGCTGGTGCTTGTTAGCATCTATCACTGCGCCTTTGAGAAAGCAAACATACCCGTCACCGATTTTGCTGAGCCACCTTTGCAGGCAGAGATCATAATCAGCAATTCCATGACCGAGTCATTGATTCTGACCCATTAGCCATTGTCGCAGACGGAAGGCTACACTACGCACTTCTCACTTCCGCTCTGGACGATGAAGACATCTTTGTTGCGGATTGATGTATCTGCAGCCGATTAGCATGCGATGGCGCTTCAATTCCAAGACACGTACGGATGGTGACTGACGTCTCTCCATTCTTGAACTTGCCCAGGGTCGCTGAGCCAGGCTTCATGCCCAGTCGGTCGCACATGCCCTCGACCAGCTTGGGGTGCGAAGAGCCGCCAAAGACGATTGCGCCCCTCATGGTGGGCGGTCCGAGTAGAGTGATGTTCTCGTAGTGGGCAAACTGCAGGTGAGATGAGTGCCGTTGAGGCCTGTCAAAATTGTTCGACATTCTACGAGAAGCTCGGCCCTCGGGCTCGTCCTGCCCCCACTAAGCGCCCGATGAGGAAACGGCCAACCAGTCTTGCCGGACTCGCGCGCAACAACGTCCGGTGAGCAGCGCTATAAGATTACTACTAGTAAGAGTCAAGTTTGGACGACTATGTCGACCAGAAGAACTAGAAGCGCTGTTTTGGGGAAGAGACCATTAGATGCCTTTACTTTATGTATGCATACGCCCGCATCATTCGATCGTCTTACAAGCCTGTTGCGCTGGCACGCGACCAAATCACCGCACTCCCTGGCCACTCACCATTCTTACCTGGAGCACGATGCACCATGTGCGTCGTCTCATGCATATTCTTCATTACCGCCGTCCAGAATTCCATCAACCTCCATCTCTGGACTCGCTCGTTGCTGAACTAGTGCGCGACGGCCGCTAGGAGAGCCTACCGAAATTCTACCGTGTTACTCGCTGACCGGAGAATACAAAAAGCTCAATACGAAAACGGTAGTCAGTACGGTGTGTTTGAGAAGAATGTCGCAATCAAACTCTCAATCATCAGGCTGCGGACATCCGTTCAAGGTGCGTCAACTCTGCAGTCATGAGCAATGACGGTCCTAGGGAGCTACACATATGGTTTGCTCAAGCCCCATCTTTAGCTATACGTTAGTACCGATCAGTATCAATCCAATTTGGTCCATCCCGTTCTGTTCCAACATATGTTACACAAGCTCACCGCTTTACTCTGTGCCTTTGTGCTCTCTATGCTGAACGTTGCTCAGGCTACATGTCCCCACTGGGAGGAAACCGATTGGAGGCACCGTTTGGGTCGCGTCGTAGCCGTTCTACTTCCCTTCCGGGCCCATATATGCTTCGAAACTGGTCTCTAGGCGTCATGCCTTCCAAATCAGACCGCCTGCTACGATGATGCATTAGTCATGCGAGCTGCAAAGTACCATTGTCAATTGCAACCTCGATCCACTACAGCCTTGCTACCCTTCTGCTCGATTTTGGATGCACCCATCCATGCCAAGAAACCGAAATGGCCGCTGGTGGAAATTGAGACGCCCAGCTCCGTTTGGCGGCAGTTGATTAACTTTTGAGAACCTTGTGGGCATTGTGTACGTCTCTGAGCCTCCCCCAAGATCACAGGGGCAGAGCTAGACGCGAAGCGGTGAGCTGGTGTTACCATATCAGGTACGTACCTAAAGTCCAAAATGGGAAGAGTAGCCATCTCCATGTGAACGTCGCCTGGGGATTAAAGGTATAGTCTTGTGGTGCGCAACAATTAAGAAGTGGCGCCAACGTCTTTACATGGAATGGCCTGATTCGTGCCACCACTGGACATGCCCAAAACAGAGCAATGGCGCCCGGGAGGCAAGTGGGCAGATGATCGCGGTCCCCTTTATCCTCTTAATCCTCAAACAGGCGCTGAGGCTCGTAAGGCTGACAAGGAAGGCGCCGATTGGCTCTGCTTGTTGCAGTGGGTGCGGACACTAGTATGTGTTCGCCTCCGAACACCAGGTCTCGGGCCTAGTGCCATGACCAGAGGGACGCCCCGCAATGTCGCTGTGCGTGGGATATTTCTGCGAATTGACAGAAAACGGCGTACACAGCAGTGATGCAGAAGCGGGACGTAAGCCAATCGAGACGTCGTCGACAAAGAATGCTTACCCAAGAACCCGGTTCGGGGCATGGTGGAGCGTGAGAGCGGATGGGACGTTGTACTTGCCTGGCCGTATAAGGAAATGCCTCACTCTGGGGTTTGATGAAACGGGATTACATTGGTGAAGAGGTCATCGGGTGTGATGTGAAGAATGCATCCAACTTGGCGATCCATCAATATGTGCATCTGGTTTGAGAGGAGATGCATACTGGAGAAACCTTAGCAGGCGGTAGTAAGACAACATCGGCGACCATGTGAGTCCACATTCGAAGCCGCATGGACGGCCGGATGGGTCGCGTTACAGTAATGTCTGACTGCCATGATGTGAAGCCACGAACCCGGTCAGAGGATTGCTACTATTCTCATGGCTACAGCAGTTCCCAAACAGACAGTAACAACGCTTGGAAGCGGGTGAGCCTGCTGGACTAGAGCATGGACTGCGAAATGTCGCGTGGGGATAAGACAAGTGGTCTTGGCATGTTTGTAAAGCTAGCGTCAACAGGTAGTGAGTCCGCCAGGGCATGACGCATATCTGTCCACACGGAGAACGCCACACGGGCGCCATGAATGACGGACGGACTTGATGGTCGTATTGATCTTGCATTGTGGCACCGACAGCCAGGTTCAGTCCGATCCAGTGTAACCGGATATTGCAAGCGAGCTCCGAGCTTTGACAGAGACCAGGACATGTATTTGTTATGCTGCTGGTATAGGTCAGTATTTGAATGCTGCTATGTGAGTGGGTGTTTGAGCTCGGATAATGTACTCATCCGGCTATCAGTGTATGAACTGCCCATTTGGACGATGGAGCCTAGTGGTGACATGTCGCAAGCAACTGTTGGCCCAGTCTCGGATCGGGCTGGGTAAAAGCATTGCATGGTATGATGCAGGATGATGACTAAAGGATAACCATGATTCGAGTCTTTCCGCGTTTCCTTCAGCTATGAGGCTAGATCTGATTACTTACAGAAATGGCAAGCAGACGCGCAAGATGGACAAGGGAGTCATGACCGAGCTTCTCCCGGTAAGTTGAAGTGGAGCGCATATGTTTGATCCTACACATGGGAAGAGTCAGCCAGGCCAGGGGAGGCTTTCGATAGTGGCTTGTTGACATGATGCTGCTGGACCGTCAGGCCATGCCGAACTCGAAGGGGCATGTTACATGTGGTGCGGGTGCGCCATTGCTGTTGGAGGCAGAAAGCAAACAAGGTCGATGTTAGTCAGTGGATCTCCCGCAAGCCATGTGGCTTATTGCTGATGTGGCCCTTGCCGGTTTAGTGGGAAGACACACTGGACAAGGTATGCAGAAAGTCAAGGCAGCAGAAGACGCTAGTGAGGCTGCATGTAGCCGCGGCGGCCAACTGAACCGGGTTGGGGGTAGACAGACATGTGCAGTAGGCGATACCGCATTTCCCCATGTGCATGTGCGCTCGAGGAAGAACGGAGGAGGGCGGATGGGGGACGGGGAGCAACGGTGACGGTACTCAGGGCAGGTGTACCGCGGAGGCTAGACAAACCTAGACTTTTGTGAAATTGGGCGAGGGGACGTGGTAGCTGCTTGCGCAGGGAGGCCTTTTGGCCGCTGAGTGGACGAGCAAAGTCATGACGACGCAAAGAAGGAAAGAAGACAGGTAGAGTGGTGGAGAAGCAACGGTGTGCGGAGGCTCATGCAGGCCGACGTTTATGGCAGCCAGTCCATGGGCCGTGTTGCTGCCCCTGCGGCTCCAGACGGGCGCGCCGTCGAGGTAGTTCATCGCTTACAAAAGCGATTGGCGCCATTATCCTCCGATGTCACATGTCAcggggggggggggggagggcaaaagaaagaaagaaagaatCCAGGTGAGGCAAAATGGGCGATGGTCAATAGTCCATGGCGATGGCGAGAGAGGCAGTCGCTACCGAAAGGGTTACTGTACAGAGGGCAGGCGCGAGGCAGAATTGCCGGCCCTAAGCTCCTTCGGCCAGGCCTCGCACCATATTGGCGGCGGCGCATGTCCACCAGAACGTCTCGATACAGAAGACGGCACAGCTGCACTGACACTGATTCCTTCATGGCATGGCTCGTATGCAAGCACGGTTTGGTGTGACGAGTGGGCTGCGGCAGCGCTACGCTCAAAACATGCTCGCAGCATCGTCTCGGAGTATTCGCATCGCGCCCTTCCCTGCACCCAGCCCACAGTCCACAGTCCACACAGTCTACCGCCCACGGCCCATGCTCCAGGGCTCCCTCCCAGGGTCCCGCGACCTAACAATACTACCATGACCGCGGCTGCGGAATGGCCAGCCTGGGTTGGACCAAGTCGACCGTGCAATCCCCCAAGACGGGCCTCGTCTTGGGCGAGTTGGAGCGACTTCCCAGCCCGCCTCGTAGTGTAACCATCATGTGTATCTTTTGCTCCATCTGTACCGAAGCCGTCCGCTTTCGCTCTCTGCTGTCCAGGAAAGCAAGACGGCAAGACGGCTGCTCGCTGCTGCTTGTTGCACACTACCACGCCTGGTGGACTTGTCGTCAGCTTGTCTGGCGACCAAACTCTATTCTCCACCCCCCAAATATATGCCAGACTCAGTATAAGACGGACCACAGATCCGCGTCGTTAGCGTCGACAGATTAGCAACAAGCAAGCCCTGAAGTCGTTCCTTCTCCGTCAACCAACACGCAACCTGCCACTACCCTACCAGCCTTGCTTGCTTTTATCAGCCACGATCCAAATCACCCTGACTACCCTGACCACCCGAGCTCCTGCCCGTAATCCTACCTTAGCCTCGACCCAAATCCTGCCGCAATTCCCCAGGCAAGTACTTCATCCAAGAGGCCTATATATCCCCCAGCCTCTGCGCCCCAAGAAGCCTCCTTCTAACACACATACAGTCGTTTCCGCTACTTCCTCATCCATCCATtcactactactactactactacccCATCTGACCACCAACCTTCACAATGGCCCGCCCCGCCAGCTGCACACACAACTTCAAGTTGATCAAGTCAGACACTACCCTCGTCGTCTGGAACTGCAACCTCTGCCATCATGGGCCCTTCAATTCCATCTACGAATGCGATCAGTGCAAGCTCAAGACGTGCCGACCCTGCGCTGCCAAAGCATGATGTAAGTCGACCTTGTTTTGCTTTTTTCGCCCAACTTTCCTCCTCAAGCTCAAAGGTCCGTGATCCTTGCCCTGCACCACGTGCAAGGCTTTCGCGGTCCATCGGTCAAATCGATAAAATGCAACTTGTCGGTGCTGACTCGCTGCTGCAGATGGAATGCACTGATCGCCGGCTACGATCAAAGCACCCGAGATCCCGGTACCCAGATGCACGCGACAGGGAACGTTCCCACCCAGCTCGCCTCTTCATTGGCGACCCACGATATTCACCATCATCCTTCGACATGCATCTCTTCTGTTATCGCTCCCACTCCCACCAGCATTATCACGCTCCATCATTTTAGCATGGCGTTCGGGCGGTTCCGTCTCTCGTCTTTTACCCATCTTGGCCCACGCACTACTTTTTCAAAACGGCAAACTTTTCCCCGCTGCTATCAGCTTCACGACTCGAGTACACAAAAGCAAAGGGGTACCCGCTTGTCATGGTTTCAGTTTTTTGACAGGGCCCGAGCACTCATGGCCGTTGCAGCCATCCACTTGTTTCATTCTACACGGCCGATTTTTCCAAACTATACCACGGAAGACGTTCACACATCATCGGCATGGGTTTTTATTTCCGAGTTTTACAGTACAACGGCTGGTGCAAACCATTACGCATAATGTCTTCGTTTCTTCTCATACACTATTTGGTACCATCTGGTGGGCCCGTCGGCGTCACAGCAGGCGTCTACATTGAGCTCTCTGTACATCTAGACGCCTATAGGTGGGGTCGCTGTTTCACATACCCAGGAGGCGGCATGACTCGGCAGTCTAATAGACGATTCTATACCATTCTCAGATCCTACTTCCACCGCTTTTCCATTAACCGCAGCAAGTGCGTGAATTGGCTCGTGCCATGCATTCTGACGTGATGCCGATCCCTCGACCGTTGTCTAGTAATATCTATCGCATGTCTTCGTCGCCATTCTCCGTCGACCCAAGCATGCTACGCACTGAAGACGTGAACCGGCATGAAAACCGACCCGCTGCCTTTGCGCCCCGAAGCGAGGCCTTCGAAAGTTCGCCGAAACATTGGTACAAAGACAGGGTCATGCACATCCGCCATTTAGCGCCCCCAGTTCTTACCTCTTTACGAAAGCCCGCATTCCAGATCAACCGCAACGGGCCTAGACGACATCTTTCCACGCTCCTTCCCAAGGGTGCAGAACGAGTTATGTTTCAGCGTTAGTGTGCGAATCCGAGAAAAGGAAATAGTGCGAGCCGCCTTCTCGTTTCGTACGCGATATTTGCCAGAGTGGATAGATTCGCCGCATACGAGCAGAAAGGATTGCTTGACCATTCTTTGTCGCCATCGCCATGTCCAGATCCCAAAAAGCACATCGTGTCATGCTGAAGCTACTTCTGCACACTTTACACTGCCAAGAATATGTAAGTCATCTTTTCGAGAAGTGAGGCAAAACTTCTGATACCAAAGACCGCGGTCGAGGTTCCAAATCCAGTCCAGAAACGTTCGCACGAGCCTCCATACACCTCATAACTCATACATGCACCATCAGCTTTGCCTCTGCAACAGAATACTTCTGACATGGACTTGCGACGGAATCCCGTAGTGAAGTTTTGGCGGTGCCTGCCCCTTTTGCCGAACATCCCCGCCTCAAGCGCACGGAACACGCCGCCACATCCAGCCGGGCCGAAGATGCATGCTGCACTGCTGACATTGCCGGTCTAGGACTGGTGCTTACATCGTGCGTTAACGTGCGGGATCAGTAAGCTGGGCAGATCAGTAAGCTGGGCACCCCACCCAACCTGACCCGACACTCTACACAACCACCACAATGCCGCGACAACAACGCTCTATACAGACTTCTCGTGAAGGCAGAATAAGCCTTGCTATAGCTTCTTATCATAATAATCCAAAACAGTCTATTCGTGCTCTCGCAAAAGCTTTTGATATACCACAATCTACACTACACACGCGTATCCATGGTGTCCAGCCACGATCAGAGACAGTCTCTGTCAACCGCAAGCTATCGCCTATTGAAGAGCAGTCTCTCGTACAGTGGATCCTAGACCTTGACCGACGCGGTTTTCCGCCTCATATTATTGACGTACGACGAATGGCAGACGCTCTACTCGCTGCGCGCGGCCAAGATCCACCTCCACAACCTATTGGCAAGAAGTGGGTGCCGCGCTTTGTCCAGAGCCAGCCAGAGCTTCAGACAAAGTGGAGCAGGAGATTTAATAATTAGCGGGCTGAATATGAGGACCCTACTGCAATCGCACCCTAGTTTAAGCTAGTAGAAGAGACGCGCCAGACGTACGGCGTCCTATACCAAGATatctacaactttgacgagACTAGGTTCGCGATAGGCGTCGCTGGCACGTCTAAGGTAGTCACAAGCTCTGAAAGAGTCGGCCGAGCAGTTGTCGTacagccaggcaatcgcgagtgggttACAGCGATCGAGTGCGTTAACGCGTCTAGCTGGTGTCTGCCACCGTTGGTGATCCTGTCTGGCAAGGTCCACCAAAGCAGCTGGTACAATAGGCTCCCACTAGACTGGGTGAAGCACTTTAATCACTATACAGCGGCTCGTACAGCTAGGGTATACCGTCTCCTTGTCCTAGACGGCCACAGCAGCCACGCTACGCCAGAGTTCGACCAGTACTGCGCTAAGAACAAGATTATCAATCTCTGCATGCCGCCTCACACGTCGCATCTTCTCCAGCCGCTTGATGTTAGCTGCTTCTCGCCGCTCAAGCGGGCGTACGGATGTGAGATTGAGAAGCTCGCCTGCCAAGGCGTCTACCACATTGACAAGATAGACTTCCTTACAGTCTATCAACAGATCCGGCCAATAGTTTTTACGCAGCAGAACATCCAGGCAGGCTTCCAAGCAACAGGCCTTGTCCCTCCTTGTCCCGATCGCGTCCTGTCGTCACTTACAGTAGCCAGGACACCGTCTCCGCCACAGACAACTATAGATAATAACGCTGCAGCCTGCGCTGCAGCGCAGACAGAGACACCACATACAGTAGCAGAGCTTCAGCAGCAGGTGCGCTATCTCCAAGAGCGGCTACGCCGGAAATCAGAGAGCCCAACAAGCGTTGCGATACGCCAGCTTGCTAAAAGCGCTCAGCTTGCAATGCAATCAGCAGTAATTCTTGCAGAGGAGAACAAGAAGCTACGTGCAGAAAATCAGCGCCAACGACAAAAGCAGGAGCAACAGCGTCAATATATTGCTTCTAGTGGAGTGCTCCAGGCCCAACAGGCTCAGCAGATAGCTACAGAGGCAGAAAGGGTAGTTATGGGGGGTGACCAGAACCAGACTGGTGAGCGACGTCAGCGCGCGCCGCCGACGTGCACGAAGTGCCACGTTCAAGAGCATACTCGGAATTCATGCAGAGCTAGATAATTAATTATATCTCTTAATTTTATCTAATATTATTGCGTTGTTGTGGCTCAATTGCGTAGAGCGTCAGGTCAGGTTAGGTAGGGTGCCCAGCTTACTGGTCCCGCACGTTATCAGATCGGGTTTCCTTTCATTCATCGTCAGCTCGTCTGCACAGCGGATTCACGATACTGCCTTGTGTTCCAAGAGAAAGCACTCCTAGCGCTGCAACACACCTCTTATACGCACCACAACAGTCACACAAATAAACTACCGGCAGGATTTTCTAATCACCCCATTTATACGCATTAGCATGCGTCAAATACTCACTCGGGGCCACTCACTCGGGGCCACTCACTCGGGGCCAGTCACGACGTCTAACTCAGCCGCACACAACCATCAGCAGCCAATCAACAGGACATGGCGCTTTCAGCTCCCAACCTAGCGATACATATATAATACCGTGAAAGATCCGATTAGTTTTCATATTTCTCACATGCTGAACTGCGGTCTTTTTGTCTCACTTCTGCATGAAGCAGACTCATTCAGAAATCACCCAAGGTCAGAAGCAGCTTTGAGCAAGAAATACAACCGCTGTGTCACCTCAGACACCTGTAGAGGTAAGAGCAATCATGGCTTCTGTGAGTAGCGATGATACGGTAGGGAGTGACGGGTCTACCGCGTAAGTCTACCCATGATGTGTTCAACACCTCCATTCACAGTAGAAAAGATGTGTGTCACCCCAAGAGATGATCAATGAATTCTGGGACGGCCTTATCACGAAGAAGCCAGCCAAGGTCACCAAGATCTTCCCACAGAGTCTTTACACCCATCTTCTCCCCCCACAACGCAACTTGGGTACTTCCACTGGAAAGAATGCAAACGAGTCATACGAAGCAGCCGCAGCAGAATGTCGCGCTCGCGTTGAACGCATCGTCAAGGAGTGTGTACGTACAAACGAGAAGTTTACAGATCAAGACTTTGACATTGAGAACCTGGGGAACAAGAACTGCCTGGAGGGCCTCATGTATTGGTACGAAGACAAAGTGACGACATCACCATCAGTCAGCCCTTCACAAGTAGGAAGCGCATTGTCAACTCTTATCAAAAGTGGGGTACTGATGACGAACGGCTTGGGATTCGAATTCAATGCCACCGCCAAGTTACTGAACGGCCAGTCTTCCAACAGCGGAGACGGTCCCAGATCTGTGCACCGCGTGGACTGAATCTTCGAGAATCCAAAGTTCGCCGTCGATGGCTTCTCTAGCTCCGACCTCAAACAGGGTTCTTCATGTGATTGCTGGTTCATCGCTGCAGTGTCAACGATATGCAGCAATCCCGCCCTCATGGACAAGATCTGTGTCGCGCAGGACGAAGAATGCGGTGTGTATGGCTTTGTCTTCTATAGAGACGGCGAGTGGATCTGGACGGTCGTTGATGACAACCTCTACCTTAGCAGCAGTGACTTCGGCGCTGCACGGGGCGATCGATGGGATCCGACGAATACGGAAGAGATAAAGTACAAGAAGAACGAGCAGACCGGATCAAGAGCTCTCTATTTCGCTTCATGCGAGGATGAGAACGAGACCTGGCTACCCCTACTTGAGAAGGCATACGCAAAGGGCAAGTGGTTTTTCTTGTGTTGAGTTGGGCGAGCTGTTCCAGTGTGCCATGTCTTGACATGTAGATGACTAACAGTCACATAGTGCACGGCGACTATGATGCGATTGCAGGGGGATACAGCGGCGAAGCGGTTGAAGACCTGACAGGAGGTGTCACAACTAAGATCCTGACCAATCGCGTGCTACGTAAAGAATCCCTTTGGAACGAGTTGCTTCAAGTGGGCAAGAAGTTCctcttttctgcttcctcGCTAACTGCCTATGGTGACGACACCAGCGCTCTGAAAGGCCTAGCATTGGAGCATGCTTACTCAGTACTGAAGGTTGTGGAAGAGGAGGGCGAAGACGGTAAGAAGTACAGACTAGTTTTGATACGCAATCCGTGGGGCGGCCGAGCTGATGCCGCAACGGGCGAGTGGACAGGTCCTTGGTCGGATGGGTCTCGTGAGTGGACGCCGTATTGGCTGAAGAAGCTCGATCACA includes these proteins:
- a CDS encoding ribose-phosphate pyrophosphokinase 1: MRGAIVFGGSSHPKLVEGMCDRLGMKPGSATLGKFKNGETSVTIHTSIRNKDVFIVQSGSEKINDSVMELLIMISACKGGSAKSVTAVMPYFPYSRQSKKKQHRGAITARMVANLLHIAGVSHVMTIDLHASQMQGFFKCPVDNLVAEPLLARWIRVNVPNWREAVVVSKNPGGTKRVTSLADALKLSFGIVTTDRRRAGTAVHWNESAMFEQLRLDGAYDKQDIVESALDADADTTPISKMTIDPKAEPGKSNLKRLPSNPLQRRANGWSEPTGSHPLSKSMRAGSIIEPEVPLEPIRTDADKHEEEQAEQSADESAEEYTDERARNVIHGRLVQGHIVDDTHPSPAMSATSHSTWRNRAPSDGENDDIPPQMMSSFMSNASSSRNRETEHSHALGGTYDAAASSEDEEEDLKNPELETMVTLVGNVKDRPVFIVDDMMDKSASWIAAAETVAKRGGATKVYCFATHGIFGGDCLEEMSNCDVIDKIVITNAFPIPEHKLAQATGDKLVIINVDNLLAEAVRRNHHGESMSQLFLHYD